In a single window of the Ancylobacter polymorphus genome:
- a CDS encoding ABC transporter permease, with protein sequence MRPRSAFWPALALTAPLVLFLAFAYALPFLGVALWSVTLPEPGVGQYERLVSDPLVLSVFLRTFRICFLVTLIAVACAYAVTYVWVRGSRMQRRLIEICIFVPFWISLLTRAFGWLALLSNRGIVNSALQALGLIDAPLALVRNEPSVIAGMVHVLIPFAVLPLASAMRAVDERVLLAARGMGASRLRIFWSVFFPMTLPGVIGATLIVFVFSLGFFVTPAILGGGRSIMVAELVYLRMFQSPDWGLGAAISVALVVLVAALMGLLARFARLGLMGSGR encoded by the coding sequence ATGCGCCCGCGCTCCGCCTTCTGGCCCGCACTCGCCCTGACAGCGCCTCTGGTGCTGTTTCTGGCGTTTGCCTATGCGCTGCCCTTCCTCGGCGTCGCGCTGTGGAGCGTGACGCTGCCGGAGCCGGGGGTCGGGCAGTATGAGCGGCTGGTGAGCGATCCGCTGGTGCTGTCGGTGTTTCTGCGCACCTTCCGCATCTGCTTTCTTGTCACGCTGATCGCGGTGGCCTGCGCCTATGCCGTCACTTATGTCTGGGTGCGGGGCTCAAGGATGCAGCGCCGGCTCATCGAGATCTGCATCTTCGTGCCGTTCTGGATTTCGCTGTTGACACGCGCCTTTGGCTGGCTGGCGCTGCTGTCCAATCGCGGCATCGTCAATAGCGCACTGCAGGCGCTCGGCCTCATCGACGCGCCGCTGGCGCTGGTGCGCAACGAGCCGAGCGTGATCGCCGGCATGGTGCATGTGCTCATCCCCTTCGCCGTGCTGCCGCTCGCTTCCGCGATGCGGGCGGTGGACGAGCGGGTGCTGCTCGCGGCGCGTGGCATGGGCGCCTCGCGCCTGCGCATCTTCTGGTCGGTGTTCTTTCCCATGACGCTGCCCGGGGTGATCGGCGCGACGCTGATCGTCTTCGTGTTCAGCCTCGGCTTTTTCGTCACCCCGGCCATTCTCGGCGGCGGCCGGTCGATCATGGTGGCCGAGCTGGTGTATCTGCGCATGTTCCAGAGCCCGGACTGGGGGCTGGGCGCGGCGATCAGCGTGGCGCTGGTGGTTCTCGTCGCCGCGCTGATGGGCCTGCTGGCGCGCTTCGCCCGGCTCGGGCTGATGGGGAGCGGGCGATGA
- a CDS encoding fatty acid desaturase has translation MDEVFGRKDMISPSRLKELSAKSDVSGFIQLGSHLGALAITGAALWFSWGTWWMVPVFMLHGTLINFLYAGQHEMSHSTVFKTKALNEFFGRLFGFVLIYPRDFDQIQHFAHHRYTQDWEGDGELGRERYSMLSYLLWVLGPTYWYSRIRRVLRFACGIVSEHYIPQDQHAKVIREARWHLAGYALIAVLSVATGSWLAVKLWLLPMIVMKPVHQLQNTIEHLGLPHVDQITENTRTTRTNALMRWMCWNMQFHTAHHAFPGVPFHRLPDLHRTIFVEKGRKPHSMTYLGFQLAVIKAFWNGRTEADYPDDKIWIMDDTDLEPVGPRAAKRV, from the coding sequence ATGGACGAGGTATTCGGCCGCAAGGACATGATCAGTCCCTCCCGGCTCAAGGAACTGAGCGCGAAATCGGATGTGTCGGGCTTCATCCAGCTCGGCAGCCATCTCGGCGCGCTGGCGATCACCGGCGCGGCGCTGTGGTTCAGCTGGGGCACGTGGTGGATGGTGCCGGTGTTCATGCTGCACGGCACGCTGATCAACTTCCTCTATGCCGGCCAGCATGAGATGAGCCATTCCACGGTCTTCAAGACCAAGGCGCTCAACGAGTTCTTCGGCCGGCTGTTCGGCTTCGTGCTGATCTATCCGCGCGATTTCGACCAGATCCAGCACTTCGCCCATCACCGCTACACCCAGGACTGGGAGGGCGACGGCGAGCTGGGGCGCGAGCGCTATTCGATGCTGTCCTATCTGCTCTGGGTGCTGGGGCCGACCTATTGGTACAGCCGCATCCGTCGGGTGCTGCGCTTCGCCTGCGGCATCGTCAGCGAGCATTACATTCCGCAGGACCAGCACGCGAAGGTCATTCGCGAAGCGCGCTGGCATCTGGCGGGCTATGCGCTGATCGCGGTGCTGTCGGTGGCGACGGGCAGCTGGCTGGCGGTGAAGCTCTGGCTGCTGCCGATGATCGTGATGAAGCCGGTGCACCAGCTGCAGAACACGATCGAGCATCTCGGCCTGCCGCATGTCGACCAGATCACCGAGAACACCCGCACCACCCGCACCAACGCGCTGATGCGCTGGATGTGCTGGAACATGCAGTTCCACACCGCCCACCACGCCTTCCCCGGCGTGCCGTTCCACCGGCTGCCGGACCTCCACCGCACCATCTTCGTGGAGAAGGGCCGCAAGCCGCATTCCATGACCTATCTCGGCTTTCAGCTGGCGGTGATCAAGGCGTTCTGGAACGGGCGGACCGAGGCGGACTATCCCGACGACAAGATCTGGATCATGGACGACACCGACCTCGAACCGGTCGGCCCGCGCGCCGCCAAGCGGGTCTGA
- a CDS encoding ABC transporter permease, translated as MRLQRPGPVAVVLALLVGVFLLLPLLAVVPISFTPGRLLTLPKGSLSLTHYRTLFENPDWLASILLSARIALFTSVIATGLATSFALGIWMLQPRFSQLLVGFVLLPMIVPPVVSAMTLYFLLTGMSQVSHAIGFDSVIGVTLAHVVMTVPFAVVMVLVALAQVDRRIDLAARGMGAGVVQRIVHVILPNIGFGVATAALLVFVLSWEEIGVTLFITSVDAITLPRLMWMGLRDNVDPAVAAISVVLIVVTTLILLARVALQRRPDFEEE; from the coding sequence ATGAGGCTGCAGCGTCCCGGGCCCGTCGCGGTCGTGCTCGCGCTGCTGGTGGGGGTGTTCCTGCTGCTGCCGCTGCTGGCGGTGGTGCCGATCTCCTTCACCCCCGGCCGGCTGCTGACCCTGCCCAAGGGCAGCCTGTCGCTGACCCATTACCGCACTTTGTTCGAGAATCCGGACTGGCTCGCCAGCATCCTGCTGAGCGCGCGCATCGCGCTGTTCACCAGCGTGATCGCGACCGGGCTGGCGACCAGTTTCGCGCTCGGCATCTGGATGCTGCAGCCGCGCTTCTCCCAGCTTCTGGTCGGCTTCGTGCTGCTGCCGATGATCGTGCCGCCGGTGGTTTCGGCGATGACGCTGTATTTCCTGCTCACCGGCATGTCACAGGTCTCGCACGCCATCGGCTTCGACAGCGTGATCGGCGTGACGCTTGCCCATGTGGTGATGACGGTGCCTTTCGCGGTGGTGATGGTGCTGGTGGCGCTGGCGCAGGTCGACCGGCGCATCGACCTCGCTGCGCGCGGCATGGGGGCGGGCGTCGTCCAGCGCATCGTGCACGTCATCCTGCCCAATATCGGCTTCGGCGTGGCGACGGCGGCGCTGCTGGTCTTCGTCCTGTCCTGGGAGGAGATCGGCGTCACGCTGTTCATCACCAGCGTCGACGCGATCACCTTGCCGCGGCTGATGTGGATGGGGCTGCGCGACAATGTCGATCCCGCCGTCGCCGCTATTTCCGTCGTGCTGATCGTGGTCACGACGCTGATCCTGCTGGCCCGCGTGGCGCTGCAGCGCCGCCCCGATTTCGAGGAGGAATGA
- a CDS encoding ABC transporter ATP-binding protein, producing MSKRAVGLQAVGIGKTFGHFTALEGITLDIAAGEFLTLLGPSGSGKTTFLMVLAGFQAATTGRLLSDGTDITRSRAEDRSFGMVFQGYALFPHKSVAQNIAFPLQVRGVAREEIARRVDAIIARVGLVGHANKRPAQLSGGQQQRVALARALVFEPPVLLLDEPFSALDKHLRGRMQDEVARLHGEFGTTFVFVTHDQSEALSLSSRIAIFNHGRLLQVGAPRDIYERPSSRFVAEFLGEINLLPVDGIGHCSRGTSGRFEEVRLTAPRHENLNGSAVLAVRPEHMSVSPEPPAEGNGVPARLAGTTYLGSAMRLAFATRSGTPLTVTLPSEAAGRILSHGPDVWVTWSFENGFLLPEQS from the coding sequence GTGAGCAAGCGCGCGGTCGGGTTGCAGGCGGTCGGGATCGGCAAAACCTTCGGCCACTTCACGGCGCTGGAGGGCATCACGCTCGACATCGCGGCGGGGGAGTTCCTCACCCTGCTCGGCCCCTCAGGGTCCGGCAAGACGACCTTCCTCATGGTGCTCGCCGGTTTCCAGGCCGCGACCACGGGCCGGCTGCTCAGCGACGGCACCGACATCACCCGCAGCCGGGCGGAAGACCGTTCCTTCGGCATGGTGTTTCAGGGCTATGCGCTGTTTCCGCACAAGAGCGTCGCGCAGAACATCGCCTTCCCGCTGCAGGTGAGGGGCGTGGCGCGCGAGGAGATCGCCCGCCGCGTCGACGCCATCATCGCCCGGGTCGGGCTGGTGGGGCACGCGAACAAGCGCCCCGCCCAGCTCTCGGGCGGGCAGCAGCAGCGCGTGGCGCTGGCCCGCGCGCTGGTGTTCGAGCCGCCGGTGCTGCTGCTCGACGAGCCGTTTTCCGCCCTCGACAAGCATTTGCGCGGCCGCATGCAGGACGAGGTGGCGCGCCTGCATGGCGAGTTCGGCACCACCTTCGTCTTCGTCACCCATGACCAGAGCGAGGCGCTGTCGCTGTCCTCGCGCATCGCCATCTTCAATCATGGCCGGCTGCTGCAGGTCGGGGCGCCGCGCGACATCTATGAGCGCCCGTCGAGCCGCTTCGTCGCCGAGTTCCTCGGCGAGATCAACCTGCTTCCCGTCGACGGCATCGGCCATTGTTCGCGGGGCACCAGCGGCCGGTTCGAGGAGGTGCGCCTCACCGCGCCGCGGCATGAGAACCTGAACGGCAGTGCCGTGCTGGCGGTGCGGCCCGAGCACATGTCGGTCAGCCCCGAACCGCCGGCGGAAGGCAATGGCGTGCCTGCGCGGCTCGCCGGCACCACCTATCTCGGCTCGGCGATGCGCCTTGCCTTCGCCACACGCAGCGGCACGCCGCTGACCGTGACCCTGCCGAGCGAGGCCGCCGGCCGCATCCTCTCCCATGGGCCGGATGTCTGGGTCACCTGGTCCTTCGAGAATGGCTTCCTTCTTCCAGAGCAAAGCTGA
- a CDS encoding ABC transporter permease, with amino-acid sequence MTPQRRAGAAEPLVELPPEESTLEATALTRLPRARALLQPHRLALMAVAGVLVFCAAWFMRWDWLPTYAGALVSGVGVTLLMLVSTALLGFVLAVPIGLVQVTGPWWLSLPAQGFCTIIRGTPLLLQLWLLYYGLGSLFPQFPEIRQSFLWPYLREAWPYGVAALTFSFAAYEGEVMRGAFSGVPRGELEAARAYGMGRWKLFWRIWLPRAVHRALPTLNGETVLQLKATPLVATITVIDVYAVISKIRQVTYLTYEPLLLLALIYLILTALLVAGFRYFENRIPNRSA; translated from the coding sequence ATGACGCCCCAACGCCGCGCCGGGGCGGCGGAACCGCTGGTGGAGCTTCCGCCGGAAGAGAGCACGCTGGAGGCCACGGCGCTGACCCGGCTGCCGAGGGCGCGGGCCCTGCTCCAGCCGCACCGCCTCGCGCTGATGGCAGTGGCGGGCGTGCTGGTGTTCTGCGCGGCGTGGTTCATGCGCTGGGACTGGCTGCCAACCTATGCCGGGGCGCTCGTCTCCGGCGTCGGTGTCACGCTGCTGATGCTGGTGAGCACGGCGCTGCTCGGCTTCGTGCTCGCCGTGCCGATCGGGCTGGTGCAGGTGACGGGGCCGTGGTGGCTGAGCCTGCCGGCGCAGGGCTTCTGCACCATCATCCGCGGCACGCCGCTGCTGCTACAGCTCTGGCTGCTCTATTACGGGCTCGGCTCGCTGTTTCCGCAATTCCCGGAAATCCGCCAGTCCTTCCTCTGGCCCTATCTGCGCGAAGCCTGGCCCTATGGCGTGGCGGCGCTGACCTTTTCCTTCGCCGCCTATGAGGGCGAGGTGATGCGCGGCGCCTTTTCCGGCGTGCCGAGGGGCGAGCTGGAGGCGGCCCGCGCCTATGGCATGGGTCGCTGGAAACTGTTCTGGCGCATCTGGCTACCGCGCGCCGTGCACCGCGCCTTGCCCACGCTCAATGGCGAGACCGTGCTGCAGCTGAAGGCGACCCCGCTCGTCGCCACCATCACGGTGATCGATGTCTATGCCGTCATCTCCAAGATTCGGCAGGTCACCTATCTGACCTATGAGCCGCTGCTGCTGCTGGCGCTGATCTACCTTATCCTCACCGCTTTGCTGGTGGCGGGATTCCGCTATTTCGAGAACAGAATACCCAACCGGAGTGCCTGA
- a CDS encoding M20 aminoacylase family protein, with amino-acid sequence MNARATLTNAMPELVALRRDLHAHPELGLEEVRTSDLIARELTALGYQVTRGLAKTGLVATLSQGSSRRSVGVRADIDALPILEETGLPYASTTPGLMHACGHDGHTAMLIGAARAIAERRHFDGTVHLIFQPAEENFGGAKIMVEEGLFDRFPCDAVFALHNDPDVPFGTFVFRDGPIMAAVDECRITVHGRGGHGAEPQSTADPILAGASIVMALQSIVARNIHPMDPSVITVGAFHAGAASNVIPERAELVIGIRSFDPGVRDELERRIRLIAEGQAASYGMSATVDYQRSYDATINHAAETDFLRALATRFSGADKVREMARPSMGSEDFAYMLKERPGSYFFLGGRVSEADRPLHHPGYNFNDDLLPIGAAFWTELVETYLKPA; translated from the coding sequence ATGAACGCGCGCGCCACGCTCACCAATGCGATGCCGGAATTGGTCGCGCTGCGCCGGGACCTGCATGCCCATCCCGAACTCGGGCTTGAGGAGGTGCGCACCTCCGATCTCATCGCCCGCGAACTGACCGCGCTCGGCTATCAGGTGACGCGCGGGCTCGCCAAGACCGGGCTGGTGGCGACGCTGTCCCAGGGCAGCAGCAGGCGCTCGGTCGGGGTGCGGGCCGACATCGACGCGCTGCCGATCCTTGAGGAGACCGGCCTGCCCTATGCCAGCACGACGCCGGGGCTGATGCATGCCTGCGGCCATGACGGGCACACCGCCATGCTGATCGGCGCGGCGCGCGCCATCGCCGAGCGGCGCCATTTCGACGGCACGGTGCATCTCATCTTCCAGCCGGCGGAGGAGAATTTCGGCGGGGCGAAGATCATGGTGGAGGAGGGGCTGTTCGACCGCTTCCCCTGCGACGCGGTGTTCGCGCTGCACAATGACCCCGACGTGCCCTTCGGCACCTTCGTGTTCCGCGACGGGCCGATCATGGCGGCGGTGGATGAGTGCCGCATCACCGTGCATGGCCGGGGCGGGCACGGGGCGGAGCCGCAATCGACGGCCGATCCCATCCTTGCCGGGGCCTCCATCGTCATGGCGCTGCAATCCATCGTCGCGCGCAACATCCACCCGATGGACCCGAGCGTGATCACGGTCGGCGCCTTCCATGCCGGGGCGGCGAGCAATGTCATTCCCGAACGCGCCGAACTGGTGATCGGCATCCGCTCCTTCGATCCGGGCGTGCGCGACGAGCTGGAGCGCCGCATCCGCCTGATCGCCGAGGGGCAGGCGGCGAGCTACGGCATGAGCGCGACGGTGGACTATCAGCGCAGCTATGACGCCACCATCAACCACGCGGCGGAGACGGACTTCCTGCGCGCGCTCGCCACCCGTTTCTCCGGGGCGGACAAGGTACGCGAAATGGCGCGCCCCAGCATGGGCAGCGAGGATTTCGCCTATATGCTGAAGGAGCGGCCGGGCAGCTATTTCTTCCTCGGCGGAAGGGTGTCGGAGGCGGACCGCCCGCTCCACCATCCCGGCTACAATTTCAACGACGATCTGCTGCCGATCGGCGCCGCCTTCTGGACCGAGCTGGTCGAGACCTATCTGAAACCGGCGTGA
- a CDS encoding ABC transporter permease → MAADLINWGLLALEPPGWGGVLLGGLMNSLKIAFGGYALGLVLGTGGAFGKLYGGPVTKDLMEVYTTLVRAVPELVLILLLYYAGTDVLNRLSAALGYGSVDISGLAAGIFVIGVVQGAYSTEVLRGAILAVPSGQIEAARAFGMSPLMVLRRVTLPAMLPHALPGLSNLWLICTKDTALLAVVGFSELTLVTRQAAGTTKAYMLFFCAAGVLYLLLTLASTLVIRFIEARARRGWVAR, encoded by the coding sequence ATGGCGGCCGACCTGATCAATTGGGGCCTGCTGGCACTGGAGCCGCCCGGCTGGGGCGGGGTGCTGCTCGGCGGGCTGATGAACTCGCTCAAGATCGCCTTTGGCGGCTACGCGCTCGGCCTCGTGCTCGGCACGGGCGGCGCCTTCGGCAAGCTCTATGGCGGGCCGGTGACCAAGGACCTGATGGAGGTCTACACCACGCTGGTGCGCGCGGTGCCGGAACTGGTGCTGATCCTGCTGCTCTATTACGCCGGCACGGATGTGCTCAACCGCCTCTCCGCCGCGCTCGGCTATGGGTCGGTGGACATTAGCGGGCTGGCGGCCGGCATCTTCGTCATCGGCGTGGTGCAGGGCGCCTATTCGACCGAGGTGCTGCGCGGGGCCATTCTCGCCGTGCCGTCCGGGCAGATCGAGGCGGCGCGCGCCTTCGGCATGTCGCCGCTGATGGTGCTGCGGCGGGTGACGCTGCCGGCCATGCTGCCGCATGCGCTGCCGGGGCTGTCCAATCTCTGGCTGATCTGCACCAAGGACACCGCGTTGCTCGCGGTGGTCGGCTTCAGCGAGCTGACGCTGGTGACGCGGCAGGCGGCGGGCACGACCAAGGCCTATATGCTGTTCTTCTGCGCGGCAGGGGTGCTCTATCTGCTGCTGACGCTGGCTTCCACCCTCGTCATCCGCTTCATCGAGGCCCGCGCCCGGCGCGGCTGGGTGGCGCGATGA
- a CDS encoding ABC transporter substrate-binding protein gives MNDAFQKDCLDILAAKAARGEIDRRRFVTLAALIFGGAPLLLRTPEALAQVRQLVLVNWGGDALKAYDKAYGQPFEKATGIVVKEDGTGPTEGAIAAQFKSGKPTWDIVDADPFSAISLGKQGMIEPIDYTIVDKAKMRPGFDWEYAASTYFFSYVLAYDAEKYGANPPKTMADFFDVKTFPGKRTMYKWGAGMWEAALLADGVAPDKLYPLDLKRAHAKIAALKPDVAAYWGGGAESQQLMLSGDASMGLIWSTRASLIEKDSGGQIKFTWNQGLLSPGALAVIKNNPGGKENAMKFIASTSVPERQLVMFDMLGQGPANPATDALIPADQRRYNPVDPANMKSQAVLDMPWYADNYGAALDEFTKVISA, from the coding sequence GTGAACGACGCATTCCAGAAAGACTGCCTCGACATTCTCGCGGCGAAGGCCGCGCGTGGCGAGATCGACCGCCGCCGTTTCGTCACCCTCGCCGCGCTGATCTTTGGCGGCGCCCCGCTGCTCCTGCGCACGCCCGAAGCGCTGGCGCAGGTGCGCCAGCTCGTGCTGGTGAATTGGGGCGGCGACGCGCTGAAAGCCTATGACAAGGCCTATGGCCAGCCCTTCGAGAAGGCGACCGGCATCGTCGTCAAGGAGGACGGCACCGGCCCGACCGAGGGCGCCATCGCCGCCCAGTTCAAGAGCGGCAAGCCGACCTGGGATATCGTCGATGCCGACCCGTTCTCGGCCATCTCGCTCGGCAAGCAGGGGATGATCGAGCCGATCGACTATACGATCGTCGACAAGGCGAAGATGCGGCCCGGCTTCGACTGGGAATATGCCGCTTCGACCTATTTCTTCTCCTATGTCCTTGCCTATGACGCGGAGAAATACGGCGCCAACCCGCCCAAGACCATGGCCGACTTCTTCGATGTGAAGACGTTCCCGGGCAAGCGCACCATGTATAAATGGGGCGCGGGCATGTGGGAGGCGGCGCTGCTCGCCGATGGCGTCGCGCCCGACAAGCTCTACCCGCTCGATCTCAAGCGCGCCCATGCCAAGATCGCCGCGCTGAAGCCGGATGTCGCGGCCTATTGGGGCGGCGGCGCGGAGAGCCAGCAGCTGATGCTGAGCGGCGACGCCTCGATGGGGCTGATCTGGTCGACCCGCGCCTCGCTGATCGAGAAGGATTCCGGCGGGCAGATCAAGTTCACCTGGAATCAGGGGCTGCTCTCGCCGGGCGCGCTGGCGGTGATCAAGAACAACCCCGGCGGCAAGGAGAACGCGATGAAGTTCATCGCCTCCACCTCCGTGCCCGAGCGCCAGCTGGTGATGTTCGACATGCTCGGGCAGGGGCCGGCCAACCCGGCGACCGATGCGCTGATCCCCGCGGACCAGCGGCGCTACAACCCGGTCGACCCCGCCAATATGAAGAGCCAGGCCGTGCTCGACATGCCCTGGTACGCCGACAATTACGGCGCCGCGCTCGACGAGTTCACCAAGGTCATCTCGGCCTGA
- a CDS encoding class II aldolase/adducin family protein, with amino-acid sequence MVVARLSPEMSAAEWQQRVDLAACYRLLAHYRMTDLIYTHCTVRVPGEPGRFLINPYGHRWEEITASSLVKIDVDGNKVGDSPHRVNPAGFTIHSAVHMSRHDAACVIHTHTRAGMAVASLKEGLLPLNQIALQFYGRLGLHDYEGIALDLDERERIIADLGTHCGLLLRNHGLLTVGRSVAEAFNLMFYLERACEVQVATLSMGREIVLPPREVCEKVGAQYDQMNFDDGDLQLEWDAHLRMLDALDPSYRT; translated from the coding sequence ATGGTCGTCGCCCGCCTGAGCCCGGAGATGAGCGCCGCTGAATGGCAGCAGCGTGTGGACCTTGCCGCCTGCTACCGGCTGCTCGCGCATTACCGGATGACCGACCTCATCTACACCCATTGCACCGTGCGGGTGCCGGGCGAGCCGGGGCGGTTTCTCATCAACCCCTATGGCCACCGCTGGGAGGAGATCACCGCTTCCTCGCTGGTGAAGATCGATGTCGACGGCAACAAGGTGGGCGACAGCCCGCACCGGGTGAATCCCGCCGGCTTCACCATCCATTCCGCCGTGCATATGAGCCGGCACGACGCGGCCTGCGTCATCCACACCCACACCCGCGCCGGCATGGCGGTGGCCTCGCTGAAGGAAGGGCTGCTGCCGCTCAACCAGATCGCGCTGCAATTCTATGGCCGGCTCGGTCTGCATGACTATGAGGGCATCGCGCTCGATCTCGACGAGCGCGAACGCATCATCGCCGATCTCGGCACCCATTGCGGCCTGCTGCTGCGCAATCATGGCCTGCTCACCGTCGGGCGCAGCGTCGCCGAGGCGTTCAACCTGATGTTCTATCTGGAGCGCGCCTGCGAGGTGCAGGTGGCGACGCTTTCCATGGGCCGCGAGATCGTGCTGCCGCCGCGCGAGGTCTGCGAGAAGGTCGGCGCGCAATATGACCAGATGAATTTCGACGACGGCGACCTGCAGCTCGAATGGGACGCGCATCTGCGGATGCTCGACGCGCTCGATCCGTCCTACCGCACCTGA
- a CDS encoding LysR substrate-binding domain-containing protein, producing MRVPSTQALRALEAFARHGTVWQAAAELNITRSAVSHQLRFLEQDLGFALLQRAGKGVSLTAQGKRYAADVRTALALLADAAVQYGDRGLLQGAITISSTPGFATFWLCTHIAEFRQLHPGVTLRIVTPSRLEDVDAPGVDAFIAYGDGDWPRHSVELLSVVDFMPVCSPALLNQLGGLSEPVDVFRTVLLHLDGLGDWFTWLSAAGVVAPRTDQGVIFSDMNLVLAAALAGQGIAIGDNFVCRQAVETGRLVVPFDLTIRASRAYYFVTPRDRPGNPAIEAFADWLKSRLVQTAPVMRL from the coding sequence ATGCGAGTGCCCTCGACACAGGCGCTGCGGGCGCTGGAAGCCTTCGCCCGCCATGGCACGGTCTGGCAGGCGGCGGCGGAGCTGAACATCACCCGCAGCGCGGTCAGCCACCAGCTGCGCTTCCTCGAACAGGATCTCGGCTTCGCCCTGCTCCAGCGCGCCGGCAAGGGCGTGAGCCTGACGGCGCAGGGCAAGCGCTACGCCGCCGATGTGCGCACCGCTCTGGCGCTGCTGGCCGACGCGGCGGTGCAATATGGCGATCGCGGGCTGCTGCAGGGGGCGATCACCATCAGCTCGACGCCGGGCTTCGCCACCTTCTGGCTCTGCACCCATATCGCCGAGTTCCGCCAGCTCCATCCCGGCGTGACGCTGCGCATCGTCACCCCGTCGCGGCTGGAGGATGTCGACGCGCCGGGCGTCGATGCCTTCATTGCCTATGGCGACGGCGACTGGCCGCGCCACAGCGTGGAACTGCTCAGCGTGGTCGATTTCATGCCGGTATGCAGCCCGGCGCTGCTCAACCAGCTCGGCGGCTTGAGCGAGCCGGTGGACGTGTTCCGCACGGTGCTGCTGCATCTCGACGGGCTCGGAGACTGGTTTACCTGGCTATCGGCGGCCGGCGTCGTGGCGCCGCGCACCGACCAGGGCGTGATCTTCTCCGACATGAACCTCGTTCTGGCGGCGGCGCTGGCGGGGCAGGGGATCGCCATCGGCGACAATTTCGTCTGCCGGCAGGCGGTGGAGACCGGGCGGCTGGTGGTGCCGTTCGATCTCACCATCCGCGCCTCGCGCGCTTACTACTTCGTCACCCCGCGCGACCGTCCCGGCAATCCCGCGATCGAGGCCTTCGCCGACTGGCTGAAATCACGCCTCGTCCAGACCGCGCCGGTCATGCGGCTATGA
- a CDS encoding sugar phosphate isomerase/epimerase family protein: MPLKVYQSLWATERRRPGTPERPVPERFDAVKAAGFDGMAIDLGAMDIDAARGTVAEFARTGLGGLLTAFPRSIEELRPALHLAKEIGSPFVIVIGQVMPLSVAEMVPVIEAWMRIGREEGVPLQFETHRNCITNDMFATLLLLDAIPELRLAADLSHYVVDREMMLPISTEYQAQVGRLLARSDSFQGRVANRCQVQLPLHFPQHQPWVAVFRDWWRRGFSSWQARHGTDADCLFLCELGPRDYAITDAQGEELSDRAQEALLLRQWALEDWDAATAHPVAEPN; encoded by the coding sequence ATGCCGCTCAAGGTCTACCAGTCGCTCTGGGCCACCGAACGCCGCCGCCCCGGCACGCCGGAGCGGCCGGTGCCCGAGCGCTTCGACGCGGTGAAGGCGGCCGGCTTCGACGGCATGGCCATCGACCTCGGCGCCATGGATATAGACGCGGCGCGGGGCACGGTGGCGGAGTTCGCCCGCACCGGCCTTGGCGGGCTGCTGACCGCCTTTCCCCGCTCGATCGAGGAACTGCGCCCGGCGCTGCACCTCGCCAAGGAGATCGGTTCGCCCTTCGTCATCGTCATCGGCCAGGTGATGCCGCTCTCCGTGGCGGAGATGGTGCCTGTCATCGAGGCGTGGATGCGGATCGGGCGGGAGGAGGGCGTCCCGCTGCAGTTCGAGACACATCGCAACTGCATCACCAACGACATGTTCGCGACGCTGCTGCTGCTCGACGCCATCCCTGAGCTGCGGCTCGCCGCCGACCTGTCGCATTATGTGGTCGACCGCGAGATGATGCTGCCGATCAGCACTGAGTATCAGGCGCAGGTGGGCCGGCTGCTGGCGCGCTCGGACAGCTTCCAGGGCCGGGTGGCCAATCGCTGCCAGGTGCAGCTGCCGCTGCATTTCCCCCAGCACCAGCCCTGGGTCGCCGTGTTCCGCGACTGGTGGCGGCGGGGATTTTCTTCATGGCAGGCGCGCCACGGCACGGACGCCGACTGCCTGTTCCTGTGCGAGCTCGGCCCGCGTGACTACGCCATCACCGATGCGCAGGGCGAGGAATTGTCGGACCGCGCGCAGGAAGCCCTGCTGCTGCGCCAATGGGCGCTTGAGGACTGGGACGCGGCTACCGCGCATCCCGTCGCCGAACCGAACTGA